A genomic stretch from Lathyrus oleraceus cultivar Zhongwan6 chromosome 2, CAAS_Psat_ZW6_1.0, whole genome shotgun sequence includes:
- the LOC127119976 gene encoding probable protein phosphatase 2C 47, giving the protein MAPGNYCSSQVVAILKGGECSMEDQNDDTLGNLNQNIAGKPPRDHSVSMRHCTSSSWLADSESNINSVGIKSNTEDKSEFPLILRSGSCSEKGPKQYMEDEFVCVDILLECKRVAQQLDLPSPSAFYGIFDGHGGVDAASFIKKNIFNFIIEDSQFPSSIKKAVKNAFVKADHAFRDAGTLDSSSGTTALIALVLGRAVLIANAGDSRAVLGKRGRAVELSKDHKPNCTSERLRIEKLGGVIYDGYLNGQLSVARALGDWHIKGSKGSKSPLSCEPELEEIVVTEEDEFLILGCDGLWDVMSSQCAVTMVRKELVQHNDPNICAKVLVTEALQRNSCDNLTVVVVCFSKDPPSKIEIPRSHRRRSISAEGLDLLKGVLNGR; this is encoded by the exons ATGGCACCAGGGAATTATTGCAGCTCTCAGGTAGTAGCTATATTAAAAGGTGGTGAGTGTTCCATGGAGGATCAAAATGATGATACTTTGGGGAATTTGAATCAGAATATTGCTGGCAAACCTCCAAGGGATCATTCTGTTAGTATGCGCCATTGCACCAGCTCTTCATGGTTGGCTGATTCG GAATCAAATATTAATAGCGTTGGCATTAAATCAAACACAGAAGATAAATCAGAGTTTCCTCTTATATTAAGATCTGGAAGTTGTTCTGAGAAAGGACCAAAGCAATACATGGAGGATGAGTTTGTATGTGTTGATATTCTTCTTGAATGTAAACGTGTTGCTCAACAACTAGACCTTCCATCTCCATCAGCATTTTATGGG ATATTTGATGGACATGGTGGCGTTGATGCCGCATCATTTATCAAAAAGAACATATTTAACTTTATAATTGAAGATTCTCAATTCCCATCTAGCATTAAGAAAGCAGTTAAGAATGCATTTGTGAAAGCTGATCATGCATTTAGAGATGCCGGTACACTTGATAGTTCTTCAGGAACCACAGCTCTAATAGCCCTTGTCTTGGGAAG GGCCGTGCTGATTGCGAATGCAGGAGATTCGCGTGCGGTACTAGGGAAACGCGGCCGAGCAGTTGAACTTTCAAAAGACCATAAACCAAATTGCACTTCTGAAAGATTAAGAATTGAAAAACTAGGTGGTGTTATCTATGATGGATACCTAAATGGACAACTATCAGTGGCACGTGCGCTAGGAGATTGGCACATAAAAGGTTCAAAAGGTTCAAAGAGTCCCTTAAGCTGTGAGCCAGAGTTAGAGGAAATTGTTGTAACAGAAGAAGATGAGTTTTTGATACTAGGGTGTGATGGATTATGGGATGTTATGAGTAGTCAATGTGCTGTTACAATGGTTAGGAAGGAACTTGTGCAGCATAATGATCCTAACATATGTGCTAAGGTACTTGTTACTGAGGCACTTCAAAGAAACAGTTGTGATAATCTAACAGTTGTTGTGGTTTGTTTCTCTAAGGATCCACCTTCTAAAATTGAAATTCCTAGATCACATAGGAGAAGGAGTATTTCTGCTGAAGGTCTTGATCTTCTCAAAGGTGTTTTGAATGGTAGATGA